The following are encoded together in the Bradyrhizobium algeriense genome:
- a CDS encoding ABC transporter permease, giving the protein MRNRRIGNTLAWQIFICVAVLSIWQWGYDFHAKVPWLVPDLLDPYFVSKPSQIFEHFLILSCLKSKLGAFNGWFNGDFAKCMVRNENNLWIATAITLKNTFFGFVTGVSSGFVAGLILGRSDRLSAIFQPFITAVNSIPRIALAPIIVLAFGIGDTSKIVTSWIVVVFLVFFNTFEGARSIDEGFINAARLLGASEWQITRTVVIPSTMAWVFASLSPAISFALIGVIVGEFIGAERGIGRLIIESEARAEASGMMVAVIVLMLVGVALSAVIWRLQAHLLRWQQHNMVE; this is encoded by the coding sequence ATGAGGAATCGTCGCATCGGCAATACGCTGGCCTGGCAGATCTTTATCTGCGTCGCCGTGCTGTCGATCTGGCAATGGGGATATGACTTCCATGCCAAAGTCCCTTGGCTGGTCCCCGATCTGCTCGATCCCTATTTCGTGTCAAAGCCCTCGCAGATCTTCGAGCACTTCCTGATCCTGAGCTGCCTCAAATCCAAGCTCGGCGCCTTCAACGGCTGGTTCAATGGCGACTTTGCCAAGTGCATGGTGCGCAACGAGAACAACCTCTGGATCGCGACCGCGATCACGCTGAAGAACACCTTCTTCGGTTTCGTCACGGGCGTGTCGAGCGGCTTTGTCGCGGGGCTTATTCTGGGACGTTCGGACCGGCTCAGCGCGATCTTTCAGCCTTTCATTACGGCGGTGAATTCCATACCCCGGATCGCGCTGGCGCCGATCATCGTGCTGGCATTCGGGATTGGCGACACCTCGAAAATCGTGACCTCGTGGATCGTGGTGGTGTTCCTGGTGTTCTTCAACACCTTCGAGGGCGCCCGGTCGATCGACGAAGGCTTTATCAATGCCGCGCGGCTGCTGGGAGCGAGCGAATGGCAGATCACCCGCACCGTCGTGATCCCCTCGACCATGGCCTGGGTGTTTGCCTCGCTCTCGCCGGCGATCTCCTTTGCGCTGATCGGCGTCATCGTCGGCGAATTCATCGGCGCAGAGCGTGGTATCGGCCGCCTGATCATCGAGTCCGAGGCACGGGCGGAAGCCTCGGGGATGATGGTCGCGGTGATCGTGCTGATGCTGGTGGGCGTGGCGCTTTCGGCCGTGATCTGGCGGTTACAGGCCCATCTGCTGCGCTGGCAGCAACACAATATGGTTGAATAG
- a CDS encoding FAD-dependent oxidoreductase, whose translation MKTRCCIVGGGPAGMMLGYLLGRAGVDVVVLEKHADFFRDFRGDTVHPSTLQVMDELGLIDGFLKLPHQRLQKMEGMFGGETVRIADLGRLNVKYPFIAFMPQWDFLNFLRESGKRFASLKVMMSTEAVDLVRDGERVTGVRAKTPEGVVDIEADLTIACDGRHSLVRERAGLEVEEIGAPMDVLWFRAGRREGENENLFARVDPGKMMVTFDRGDYWQCAYVIPKGQHDAVKARGLAALLDDIARMAPILKSGLSEVKSWDEVKLLTVAVNRLRRWTRPGLLCIGDAAHAMSPIGGVGVNLAVQDAVATANLLAAKLAHGCPSEDELDAVRRRREFPVKMTQRMQVVVQNNIINAALKPGNQPLKVPLVMRLVTAVPWLQGITARFVGLGVRPEHVQSPVHSE comes from the coding sequence ATGAAAACACGTTGCTGCATCGTCGGCGGCGGCCCAGCCGGCATGATGCTCGGTTACCTGCTCGGGCGTGCCGGTGTCGACGTCGTGGTGCTGGAAAAGCACGCGGATTTCTTCCGCGATTTTCGTGGCGACACCGTGCACCCCTCCACGCTGCAGGTGATGGACGAACTCGGGCTGATCGACGGCTTCCTGAAACTGCCGCATCAGCGCCTGCAGAAGATGGAGGGGATGTTCGGCGGCGAGACGGTGCGGATCGCCGATCTCGGCCGGCTCAACGTCAAATATCCCTTCATCGCCTTCATGCCGCAGTGGGACTTTCTCAATTTCCTGCGCGAGAGCGGCAAACGGTTTGCCTCGCTGAAAGTGATGATGTCGACGGAGGCGGTCGATCTCGTTCGTGACGGCGAGCGCGTCACGGGCGTGAGGGCCAAGACGCCGGAGGGCGTGGTCGATATCGAGGCGGACCTGACCATTGCCTGCGACGGCCGCCATTCGCTGGTGCGTGAACGCGCGGGCCTCGAGGTCGAGGAAATCGGCGCGCCGATGGATGTGCTGTGGTTTCGCGCCGGCAGGCGGGAGGGCGAAAACGAAAACCTGTTTGCGCGGGTCGATCCTGGCAAGATGATGGTGACCTTCGATCGCGGCGATTACTGGCAATGCGCGTACGTGATTCCGAAGGGGCAGCACGACGCGGTGAAGGCGAGGGGGCTGGCGGCGCTGCTCGACGACATCGCGCGGATGGCGCCGATCCTGAAATCGGGGCTATCAGAGGTGAAGAGCTGGGATGAGGTGAAGCTGTTGACGGTTGCGGTCAACCGGCTGCGGCGCTGGACGCGGCCGGGGTTGTTGTGCATCGGCGACGCCGCGCATGCGATGTCGCCGATCGGCGGCGTCGGCGTCAACCTCGCGGTGCAGGATGCGGTCGCGACCGCGAACCTGCTGGCAGCGAAGCTGGCGCATGGATGTCCGTCGGAGGACGAGCTCGACGCCGTCCGCCGGCGCCGCGAATTCCCGGTGAAGATGACGCAGCGGATGCAGGTCGTGGTGCAGAACAATATCATCAACGCTGCGCTCAAGCCCGGCAATCAGCCGCTGAAGGTCCCGCTCGTGATGCGGCTCGTCACCGCCGTGCCCTGGCTGCAGGGCATCACGGCGCGGTTTGTAGGTCTTGGCGTACGGCCTGAGCATGTGCAGTCGCCTGTCCACTCCGAATAG
- a CDS encoding outer membrane protein, which translates to MKKIVLAAAALTIGTVSASAADLAARPYTKAPAPVAAVYNWTGFYIGAHAGWGWNEGDTFTNFLPSPAAFGAAPFGVSHRQDGGMAGGQIGFNYQVNSLVWGVEADISWVDWDRAYLVGPLNFFAGGAPIPGSFQAAATDMNWFGTVRGRLGFAVNNWMFYGTGGLAYADVRHSVTTSFAATGGGVFTGTSDDTRFGWTAGAGFEYGFVPNWSFKAEYLYYDLGDTTVTGLSAAFPAFSTSTTFENKGHIARVGINYRFGGAGAVVAKY; encoded by the coding sequence ATGAAGAAGATCGTTCTGGCCGCTGCTGCCCTGACTATCGGCACCGTCAGCGCATCCGCTGCAGACTTGGCCGCCCGGCCTTACACCAAGGCTCCCGCGCCCGTTGCGGCCGTCTACAACTGGACCGGCTTTTATATCGGTGCGCATGCCGGCTGGGGCTGGAATGAAGGCGACACCTTCACCAATTTCCTTCCGTCACCGGCGGCTTTCGGCGCGGCGCCGTTCGGCGTAAGCCACCGCCAGGATGGCGGAATGGCCGGTGGGCAAATCGGCTTCAACTATCAGGTTAACAGCCTGGTGTGGGGCGTCGAGGCGGACATTTCGTGGGTCGACTGGGATCGCGCTTACCTCGTGGGGCCGCTTAACTTCTTCGCGGGCGGCGCCCCGATTCCGGGTTCGTTCCAGGCGGCTGCAACTGACATGAACTGGTTCGGCACCGTGCGCGGCCGGCTGGGCTTTGCCGTGAACAACTGGATGTTCTACGGAACCGGCGGTCTCGCTTATGCTGATGTCCGCCACTCGGTGACGACGTCATTCGCCGCGACCGGCGGTGGCGTGTTCACGGGCACCAGCGACGACACTCGCTTCGGCTGGACGGCCGGTGCTGGCTTCGAGTATGGCTTCGTGCCGAACTGGAGCTTCAAGGCCGAATACCTTTACTATGACCTCGGCGACACCACGGTGACCGGGCTTTCCGCGGCATTTCCGGCGTTCTCAACGTCGACGACGTTCGAGAATAAGGGCCATATTGCCCGTGTCGGCATCAACTATCGCTTCGGTGGCGCGGGCGCGGTCGTCGCGAAGTACTGA